One region of Bacterioplanoides sp. SCSIO 12839 genomic DNA includes:
- the cmk gene encoding (d)CMP kinase produces the protein MAVVNPDAPVITVDGPSGAGKGTVCARLAQELNWQLLDSGALYRITGLASDRKGLALDDESAVAGVAANLDVRFEPTPIGVKVILEGDDVTDQIRTEEVGSLASQVAALSEVRAALLQRQRDFQALPGVIADGRDMGTVVFPQAQVKVFLTASAEERGQRRYKQLTEKGFDASLPALIEDIRARDERDSNRAVAPLKPADDATVIDSTSMSIEEVCNQVLDLVNKAGLT, from the coding sequence GTGGCTGTTGTAAATCCAGATGCACCCGTAATTACCGTTGATGGTCCGTCGGGTGCCGGTAAAGGTACTGTTTGTGCTCGTTTAGCTCAGGAACTGAATTGGCAGCTGTTAGATAGTGGCGCTTTGTATCGAATTACGGGTCTGGCGTCTGACCGCAAAGGCCTTGCGCTTGATGATGAGTCAGCTGTTGCAGGCGTCGCGGCTAATCTGGATGTGCGTTTTGAGCCCACTCCAATAGGTGTCAAGGTGATTCTGGAAGGTGATGATGTGACTGACCAGATCCGCACCGAAGAGGTGGGTAGTCTGGCGTCTCAGGTGGCGGCCTTGTCTGAGGTTCGTGCGGCATTATTACAGCGCCAGCGTGACTTTCAGGCTTTGCCGGGTGTGATTGCTGATGGTCGTGATATGGGCACCGTGGTATTTCCTCAGGCGCAGGTAAAAGTCTTTCTGACCGCCAGTGCTGAAGAGCGTGGCCAGCGCCGTTATAAACAGTTGACTGAGAAGGGCTTTGATGCTAGTTTGCCCGCCCTTATCGAAGACATACGTGCCCGGGATGAGCGAGACAGCAACCGTGCTGTGGCTCCCCTGAAGCCTGCCGACGATGCCACTGTTATTGACAGTACTTCTATGAGCATTGAAGAAGTCTGCAATCAGGTACTGGATCTGGTGAATAAAGCCGGATTGACCTGA
- the rpsA gene encoding 30S ribosomal protein S1, with translation MSESFAELFEESLKELDMQPGSIVTGTVVDIDSDWVTVNSGLKSEAVIPRSQFLNEKGELEVAIGDETQVSLEAVEDGFGETKLSREKAKRAESWKELEKVFEADEVITGIINGKVKGGFTVDLKNIRAFLPGSLVDVRPVRDTLHLEGKELEFKVIKLDAKRNNVVVSRRAVLEAANSQEREELLANLQEGQSVKGIVKNLTDYGAFVDLGGVDGLLHITDMAWKRIKHPSEIVAVGDEIDVKVLKFDRERNRVSLGLKQLGDDPWVNINERYPENARVKARVTNLTDYGCFAELEEGVEGLVHVSEMDWTNKNIHPSKVVQLGDEVEVMVLDIDEERRRISLGIKQCTMNPWEEFGTKFNKGDKISGKIKSITDFGIFIGLDGGIDGLVHLSDISWNDSGEDAVRNYKKGDELETVILSIDPERERISLGVKQLESDPFSEFVAENDKGALVTGKVIAVDAKAATVELAEGVEAVLKASDISRDRVEDARNVLNEGDSIEAVISVVDRKNRTLALSVKAKDDAADKAALKEQRAKADAEVSGPTTIGDLIKEQLNK, from the coding sequence ATGAGCGAAAGCTTTGCTGAACTATTTGAAGAATCCTTAAAAGAACTGGATATGCAGCCTGGTTCTATTGTTACTGGTACTGTTGTTGATATCGACAGCGACTGGGTAACAGTAAACTCTGGCCTGAAGTCTGAAGCGGTTATCCCACGCAGCCAGTTCCTGAACGAAAAAGGCGAGTTAGAAGTTGCTATCGGCGACGAAACTCAGGTTTCTCTGGAAGCGGTTGAAGATGGCTTCGGTGAGACCAAACTGTCTCGTGAAAAAGCTAAGCGTGCTGAAAGCTGGAAAGAGCTGGAAAAAGTATTCGAAGCGGATGAAGTTATTACCGGTATTATCAACGGTAAGGTTAAAGGTGGTTTCACTGTTGACCTGAAAAACATCCGTGCATTCCTGCCAGGTTCTTTGGTTGACGTACGTCCGGTACGTGACACTCTGCACCTGGAAGGCAAAGAGCTGGAATTCAAAGTAATCAAGCTGGACGCTAAGCGTAACAACGTTGTTGTTTCTCGTCGTGCTGTTCTGGAAGCTGCGAACTCTCAAGAGCGTGAAGAGCTGCTGGCTAACCTGCAAGAAGGTCAGTCTGTTAAGGGTATCGTTAAGAATCTGACCGACTACGGTGCATTCGTAGATCTGGGTGGTGTTGACGGCCTGCTGCACATCACTGACATGGCGTGGAAACGTATCAAGCACCCAAGCGAAATTGTTGCTGTTGGTGACGAAATCGACGTTAAAGTTCTGAAGTTCGACCGTGAGCGTAACCGTGTATCTCTGGGTCTGAAGCAACTGGGTGATGATCCATGGGTTAACATCAATGAGCGTTACCCAGAAAACGCACGTGTGAAAGCGCGCGTTACTAACCTGACTGACTACGGCTGTTTCGCAGAGCTGGAAGAAGGTGTTGAAGGTCTGGTTCACGTTTCTGAAATGGATTGGACTAACAAGAACATTCACCCAAGCAAAGTTGTTCAACTGGGCGACGAAGTAGAAGTGATGGTTCTGGATATCGACGAAGAGCGTCGTCGTATTTCTCTGGGTATCAAGCAGTGCACCATGAACCCATGGGAAGAGTTCGGTACTAAGTTCAACAAAGGCGACAAGATCAGCGGTAAGATCAAGTCAATCACTGACTTCGGTATCTTCATTGGTCTGGATGGTGGTATCGACGGTCTGGTTCACCTGTCTGACATCTCTTGGAACGACAGCGGCGAAGACGCCGTTCGTAACTACAAGAAAGGCGATGAGCTGGAAACTGTTATCCTGTCTATCGATCCTGAGCGCGAGCGTATCTCCCTGGGCGTTAAGCAACTGGAAAGCGATCCGTTCTCCGAGTTCGTTGCTGAGAACGACAAGGGTGCTCTGGTAACTGGTAAAGTTATTGCTGTAGATGCTAAAGCCGCTACCGTTGAGCTGGCTGAAGGTGTTGAGGCCGTACTGAAAGCATCTGACATCAGTCGTGACCGTGTTGAAGACGCGCGTAACGTTCTGAATGAAGGTGACAGCATTGAAGCTGTCATCTCTGTTGTTGATCGTAAAAACCGTACTTTGGCACTGTCTGTTAAAGCGAAAGACGATGCAGCTGACAAAGCGGCTCTGAAAGAGCAGCGTGCGAAGGCTGATGCTGAAGTATCTGGTCCTACCACTATCGGTGACCTGATCAAGGAACAGCTGAACAAGTAA
- the ihfB gene encoding integration host factor subunit beta, translating to MTKSELIEKIVSRQPQLSSKDVELAVKTLLDHMSQTLSSGERIEIRGFGSFSLHYRAPRVGRNPKTGETVDLKGKFVPHFKPGKELRDQVNDSLDDD from the coding sequence GTGACAAAATCTGAATTAATTGAAAAAATTGTATCGCGACAGCCTCAGTTATCGTCGAAAGACGTTGAGCTTGCGGTTAAGACCCTGCTTGATCATATGTCCCAGACGTTGTCTTCTGGCGAGCGTATTGAGATTCGTGGTTTTGGTAGTTTCTCATTGCACTATCGTGCGCCACGAGTGGGCCGAAATCCAAAAACAGGTGAGACCGTCGATCTCAAAGGCAAGTTTGTGCCGCACTTCAAGCCTGGTAAGGAATTGCGTGATCAGGTGAATGACAGCCTTGATGATGACTGA
- a CDS encoding lipopolysaccharide assembly protein LapA domain-containing protein: protein MKQLKLMFIILICLMLLGYAIAFAAYNNQQVTINFLVGAQVTISIALWSGLVFSVGVLFVWLLGSFSNAAQRLKMRKLQKELEEVKRRLERVS, encoded by the coding sequence ATGAAACAGCTGAAATTAATGTTCATTATTTTGATTTGTTTGATGCTATTGGGGTATGCCATTGCTTTTGCTGCCTACAATAATCAGCAGGTTACAATTAATTTTCTGGTGGGGGCTCAGGTAACGATTTCAATTGCTCTTTGGAGTGGGCTTGTTTTTTCTGTTGGGGTGCTATTTGTTTGGCTGTTAGGGAGCTTCTCGAATGCAGCTCAAAGACTCAAGATGCGCAAATTGCAGAAGGAGCTTGAAGAGGTGAAGCGGCGCCTTGAAAGAGTTAGCTGA
- a CDS encoding tetratricopeptide repeat protein, whose translation MDSALIYVLLLLGVAIGWTLGYRFAKQGKKQTPDNWLPSVEALLAQAGDVSLERLLNLSQLDDDSVDLFLKLGKTLRDKGEVDRAIHLHQSLFARTDLSKHILQTLELELAIDFSHAGLLDRAERLYLELLDAKGRVKEHASRHLVELYEDEGEWQEIYNLHVEKKLHLTFHLSKRVSHAVCELAEEAVSSSDYLQAQKLCRQALKIDPGCARSFVVSGNMAYGHQEYHEAIRCYLKAVEIDPQALISLLDKMIRAFKELDDPEGLLNHLGKHWHESHYVPALVAKVQCMAERDGGGAGISALLAELKNQPSNSGFFALIEMVVQHKQQLDKSQLFTLYDILRRIVDNEPKFICKNCGFKAEESHWRCPSCKDWATIGSFHSLPANTKMDI comes from the coding sequence ATGGACTCTGCACTGATCTATGTGCTGTTGTTGTTAGGCGTAGCTATTGGTTGGACGCTAGGTTATCGCTTTGCAAAACAGGGAAAAAAACAAACGCCTGATAATTGGCTGCCTAGTGTTGAGGCATTGCTGGCTCAAGCAGGCGATGTTTCTCTTGAGCGTTTATTAAATTTATCTCAGCTGGATGACGATTCTGTCGACCTGTTTCTTAAGCTGGGTAAAACCCTTCGTGATAAAGGCGAGGTGGATCGTGCAATTCATTTGCATCAATCACTGTTTGCCCGAACGGATCTATCAAAACATATCTTGCAAACCCTTGAATTAGAGCTGGCGATTGACTTCTCACATGCTGGCTTGTTGGATCGTGCAGAGCGTTTGTATCTTGAATTATTAGACGCGAAAGGCAGGGTTAAAGAGCATGCTTCACGTCATCTGGTTGAGCTCTATGAGGATGAAGGTGAGTGGCAAGAAATTTACAATCTTCATGTCGAGAAAAAACTGCACCTAACATTTCATTTGAGTAAGCGAGTTTCTCATGCGGTATGTGAGTTGGCAGAGGAGGCTGTTAGTTCATCAGATTACCTCCAGGCGCAGAAACTCTGCCGTCAGGCGCTAAAAATTGATCCCGGTTGTGCTCGTTCATTTGTTGTCTCGGGTAATATGGCGTATGGCCATCAAGAGTATCATGAGGCGATTCGTTGTTACCTGAAAGCGGTTGAAATTGATCCGCAAGCATTGATCAGTTTGTTGGACAAAATGATCAGAGCTTTTAAGGAGCTGGATGATCCTGAGGGTCTGTTAAATCACTTAGGGAAGCATTGGCATGAGAGTCATTACGTCCCCGCGCTGGTTGCTAAAGTGCAATGCATGGCTGAGCGCGATGGTGGTGGTGCAGGCATTTCCGCATTACTGGCGGAGCTTAAAAACCAACCTTCTAACTCGGGATTTTTTGCACTGATTGAAATGGTAGTGCAGCACAAACAACAGCTCGATAAGTCGCAGTTATTTACCCTCTATGATATTCTCCGCCGAATTGTAGATAATGAGCCTAAGTTTATTTGTAAAAACTGTGGCTTTAAGGCGGAAGAATCGCATTGGCGCTGCCCCAGCTGTAAGGATTGGGCAACCATTGGTTCATTTCATTCGCTGCCAGCTAATACGAAGATGGATATATGA
- the pyrF gene encoding orotidine-5'-phosphate decarboxylase, whose product MSTKSPVVVALDFPTKEQAVAMAQQLDPALCRVKVGKELFTASGPAVVEELHALGFDVFLDLKFHDIPNTCAKAVGVAADLGVWMVNVHASGGRRMMEAARNEIDKKAHQPLLIGVTVLTSMEQNDLVEIGLNLDPQEQVRRLALLTESSGLDGVVCSAQEVELIRNNCSPGFLTVTPGIRPAGSDQGDQRRVLTPEQAVKAGVDYMVIGRPITQAGNPGVACRNILESLAGN is encoded by the coding sequence ATGAGTACAAAATCCCCGGTGGTGGTTGCACTGGACTTCCCTACCAAAGAGCAAGCTGTTGCTATGGCTCAACAGCTCGACCCTGCTCTATGCCGAGTGAAAGTCGGTAAAGAATTATTCACTGCCTCCGGGCCTGCTGTTGTCGAAGAATTGCATGCTCTAGGCTTTGATGTCTTTCTCGATCTTAAGTTCCATGATATTCCAAATACGTGCGCTAAAGCAGTTGGTGTTGCCGCTGACTTAGGTGTGTGGATGGTCAATGTGCATGCATCTGGTGGTCGCCGTATGATGGAGGCGGCTCGCAACGAAATCGATAAGAAGGCACATCAGCCGTTATTAATTGGCGTTACTGTTCTGACGTCAATGGAGCAAAATGATTTGGTTGAAATTGGTCTGAATTTAGATCCACAGGAGCAGGTGCGCCGCCTTGCTCTTCTAACAGAAAGTTCCGGCCTTGATGGGGTCGTTTGTTCTGCACAGGAAGTTGAATTAATTCGCAATAATTGTTCGCCGGGTTTCTTAACAGTCACTCCTGGAATTCGCCCGGCTGGTTCTGATCAGGGTGACCAACGTCGTGTATTAACGCCTGAGCAAGCAGTTAAAGCTGGGGTAGATTATATGGTGATAGGCAGGCCGATTACTCAGGCTGGAAATCCTGGTGTTGCTTGTAGAAATATCCTGGAGAGCTTAGCTGGAAATTGA
- a CDS encoding transcription termination/antitermination NusG family protein codes for MSGVAVTESWYVVLTKPRQEKRALHHLHEQGGEVFLPYLQVQKIRSGVLSEEQEVMFPGYLFLKSRSDSPLLNKVRSTPGARMLLRFGVNPVVVYQALIDSLRSHCFKGLSEEVFDVDQQVRINTGPFKDYLALFKEYDGEKRAIVLLNLLDQQRELVVELTQLSA; via the coding sequence GTGTCTGGTGTTGCTGTGACGGAGAGTTGGTATGTGGTGCTAACAAAACCACGTCAGGAAAAGAGGGCGCTTCACCACCTGCATGAGCAGGGAGGGGAAGTGTTCCTTCCTTATCTGCAAGTCCAAAAAATCCGTTCTGGCGTTTTGAGTGAAGAACAGGAAGTTATGTTTCCTGGCTACCTGTTTTTAAAGTCTAGAAGCGACTCTCCTTTACTGAATAAAGTACGCTCTACACCAGGTGCACGTATGCTATTACGCTTTGGTGTGAATCCGGTGGTTGTATATCAGGCGCTAATTGATAGCTTGAGAAGTCATTGTTTCAAAGGGCTGTCAGAAGAAGTTTTTGACGTTGATCAGCAGGTGCGTATTAACACAGGCCCTTTTAAAGACTATTTAGCGTTATTCAAAGAATACGATGGTGAAAAACGAGCGATCGTATTGCTGAATTTATTAGATCAGCAGCGGGAGCTCGTAGTAGAGCTGACACAGCTCTCGGCATAG